Proteins from a genomic interval of Psychrobacter urativorans:
- the ald gene encoding alanine dehydrogenase encodes MKVGIPKEVKNNENRVGLTPSGVNALVDAGHTVYVETNAGIGSQFTDADYIDAGATVVNSATEAWDVDLLVKVKEPQASEYPFLREGLNLFTYLHLAAEPKLAKVLVDSKVNGIAYETVQLADRSLPLLTPMSEIAGRMSTQIGAQYLQSFYGGKGILLGGVPGVQKGKVTIVGGGVSGTEAAKIAIGLRADVTILDLSPTRLKELSEMFGSGVQTLMSTKANIAESVKNSDLVIGAVLIPGAATPKLVTEEMIKSMQPGGVVIDIAIDQGGMFETTDRITTHDDATYVKHGVIHYAVANIPGAVPRTSTMALSNVTLPYVMALANKGFEKACNDNEALAKGVNTAQGHVTYKAVADALGYDFVELGSLIT; translated from the coding sequence GTTGACGCCGGTCACACGGTTTATGTTGAGACCAATGCGGGTATTGGCTCACAGTTTACCGATGCCGATTATATCGATGCTGGCGCGACGGTTGTCAACAGTGCTACTGAAGCGTGGGATGTTGACTTACTGGTAAAAGTGAAAGAGCCGCAAGCAAGCGAGTATCCATTTTTACGTGAAGGGCTAAACTTGTTCACCTATCTGCATTTGGCGGCTGAGCCAAAGCTTGCCAAAGTATTGGTTGATAGTAAAGTGAACGGTATTGCCTATGAGACGGTGCAATTAGCAGACCGCTCATTACCATTATTGACCCCAATGAGCGAAATTGCAGGTCGTATGAGCACGCAGATTGGCGCGCAGTATTTACAGTCTTTTTATGGTGGCAAAGGTATATTGCTTGGCGGTGTACCAGGCGTGCAAAAAGGCAAAGTAACCATCGTTGGTGGCGGGGTATCGGGTACGGAAGCGGCAAAAATCGCTATCGGTCTGCGTGCTGATGTGACTATTTTGGACTTGAGCCCAACCCGTCTCAAAGAGCTGTCTGAGATGTTTGGTAGTGGCGTACAGACGCTAATGTCAACCAAAGCTAATATTGCTGAAAGCGTTAAAAACAGCGATTTGGTTATTGGCGCAGTGCTGATTCCTGGCGCTGCTACGCCAAAATTGGTGACTGAAGAGATGATTAAATCTATGCAACCGGGTGGCGTTGTCATCGATATCGCCATTGACCAAGGCGGTATGTTTGAGACTACCGACCGTATCACCACTCATGATGATGCAACTTACGTTAAGCATGGCGTGATTCACTATGCCGTTGCCAATATTCCGGGTGCGGTACCACGCACATCAACCATGGCATTGTCTAACGTGACGTTACCGTACGTTATGGCATTGGCAAATAAAGGTTTTGAGAAAGCTTGTAATGACAATGAAGCACTGGCTAAAGGCGTGAACACGGCACAAGGTCATGTGACTTATAAAGCCGTTGCTGACGCATTAGGCTATGATTTTGTTGAGCTAGGCTCACTTATTACCTAG